The DNA segment tatttatatattcaaTGCTTAACatgtttataaatatttatatatttgcatttttatttctttaaaattaaattaattatatattatcatattacatatatatatatgttactaTTATTATGCAATAAACCTTTAGTTGGTCTTTTGGTatgtcaaaatatttaaaaaaaatattataaaaaaacacacattaaaactatttttctccactatctatatttttttcttttttatttagttatttttatttaatatataatacaatcattttattatctatttttattgctataaatttattagatttttttttattaaaattaagtataaaaaaaactttCGTCACGCACGTCGTGTGGATGTGTGTGCAAATATGCTAGTATTTATAATTGCAAGCTAATTTTCTTTTAGAGGGTGTttgactaaacttattaaaaagagcttataagctcctagagcttaaaagctgttttacgagcttataaactgttagaacttattttaaaaataagctgttaaagtgtttggataaacttattttaaataacttaaagatgttgatgtgtttggtattataagatctttttatcgtcaaaattaccaaaaatggtataattatatgaaaataatgtttcgagttatacatatatgaaaatagttttagaataaacatatattaaaaaaataaaatttttataatattttattttagaaaaatttatgtgatttgaaatttttttaaaaaataatatttaatatttaatgggtggaggatatgatggagatttattaaaatatttaaggatattttaaagagataaaatgttaaaataagatcttttttaaaaaaatatcttccccttactttttttaaaaacagtttATAAGCTGTTAAACAgatttgacagcttataagctatttttaacaaaatttaccAAACTGATTCGAAGAGGTTTTAGACTCTTAAATCCAATTGGACTCTTCATAATACCGAAACGAAACATACTTAAAAAAATCGGCCTTCCCCATTCATTTCATAGATACCACTCGCTAGTTTGCAAAATCCAAATTCTTATCTTCACACAAAATCTCCAAGTAAATATTTGGTTTTTGTAATTTGTTGCTGTTTTTAGATTCATACACATACACTGATTACAGTATTATTcgtttaaaatttataaacaaTGTCAAAGAAAGGAGCGGCCGCCTTACAAGATGATGTTCCTTGGAGGGCATCTTCGGCTGTAAAGCCTGTTCCGAAAATTCATCACTCGCCTGTTCTTCGTGTGTCTCAGAATTCCTATTCAAACTATGCTATATCTGTTATGAAGGTGATTGTGgtgtattatatttttatttgtatttaatCTTTTTGCGTAAAGTCGCAGTCTGTGTGTTTTTTCACATGGGTTTTTAAGTTTTTGAATCGTAAAGGCAATTTTAAAGTGTCTAAAGATTGAGGTTGATCGGTATTAATGCAAGGTGAAGTTTTTTTATTCTTTGACGCTCCATTCTTTTCCCGGGAGTTAGGAAGTATTTGAATGTAATCCCTTTGCATTTCTGAGATTTTATTTGGTCAAGACAATTACTATGTGTTGGGGTGTGGATGATACATTATCATATTTTTGAAATTGCTAGGTAAAACTTTCTGATGTTCGGTTCCCTTCATACATTTCTTGTGAAGATTTTTCATTTATTTGATTCTAAGGTTGCACAAATATATGTTCTTTAATGATTAAATTGAACTAGTTATGATTTTGAGAAGTTCATTTTTCAGCATCCAGATCCCATTGGAGACGGCCTAGGGATAGAGGCTGTAGTGGAAGCTGCAGGGCCGGATTGCATCGTGCCAGGACAAGTTGCACCTATCAAACTACTTGGTCTTAAGGTGTATTTTTCTTCTCCATCTGGTTTCATTCTAATTTTGACATCACCATTTTTGTTAATGGACTGTGATATGCTTAAGAGGTAGAAATTTTCCAGTTCGGTTATAGAAAATTTTGATGTAATATAAACGTAAAATGAGTGACATGGTTGTATATAACATGTGATGTTATATGTCCGCAGCTCCGCTTATGGTTCCCTGATCCCTAGTTATCTCTTGCGAATATCTGCTATCTGGTTGTCATCAAGATATATTATGTTTCGATGACGGTTTCTGTGTTTTGTACGGCATTTAATTGCTACTTTTCTTGTTGGTACTGTCTTCTTTCTCTTTGGCTGGGTCAATTTTGGAATTTGTAATCCATTGGTTTGCTCATAACCTACATGCCCCTTATTCACTGGCACCTTCCGGTTTTGTTTTAGAAGAAAAGAGCCAGTGCATCTTGTAAAATCTTGTGGTGGTTCAATCAACAATCAATCATGGttcttccttttcttctttctaACTTATTAACTTTAGGCGCTAGTCATTTTTATTGCTGGTGTCTATCGTTTCGTTTTTGTGATATTCCTTTTTAGATTTTCAAGCTTCATTGTATCCCATTTCTTCAGGTCCAATTAAGTTTTATCCATACTCGATTACTCCACTAATGGCCTTGTTATGTTCTCGAAGAACTCACTGAAATTTCACTACCACATTTGAACATGATTGGTAAGATTTTCGTTACTCTTAGTTACACATCCTTTTTGCAGGTTTGGCCCATTGAAATTGACTTGAAATTCATGGAACCAGTTTCGCGGGAACTCAAATCAATCGGAAGGGTAGAGCTCTTACTCTTATTGTTTTTTGAGTGCAAGCTGTTGAACTGTTCAGTGCATGCTACATCTCAGCAAATTAAGGTTGTTGGGTTCTTTAAAATCACATGAATGAGGAAAGGAGGTTGCAAAAAGCTTTATTCCACTTGTCAATGTCATAAATAACATGTGGCTAACAAGGAACGAGAGTTCATCTTCCGTCAGTGCTTAGGTACCATCAAACATAGAAAAAATTTCGACAAAAAAGGGAAAGAAAAAAGCATAGGAGCAGAACTTTAATTTGGACGAGTGAGTCCAAAGTAATTGTTTAGGGGGTGACACAGATCAAGTCTTATGTAACGTACATGAAGATTATACTAGTGTGTAAAATTGCTGGAGGGGGTCGCGTTCCCTTCTAGCATCCTTTTCAAACGTGTGACGTAACTTGCTGGATGTTGCTCCACATGCTACCACTCCACTCATATATGATTGGCTATACTTTTTCTTGTGGTTGCAGTTCATGGATTCAGCTGTCAATCTTATGAACAAATCGTTTATCGATAACTAGAGCTTGGATAGCCGTGAAATGCACTATGCAATTGGTGTGAGAATGATTGGTCATATCAGGTGCTCGGATACTGGAAGCAGACATTCAAGGAAGTTCGTTCAATTCTCTTCCTTGTATGGTTCCATTTTTCCTAAACACTATTTACTGTAACAGTCCGGACTCTGTACATGGGAGATTTCTATAAAATTTATGGAGAGAATGAAAATCTTTGCTCTACTTTTATACTTCTCTGGTTTTTGCTCTCGACTTTTTCAAGTGAAACCTCTCTGTAGAGGAGTGATTGTGGTTGGTTCCAGTAGCTCCGCCAAATAAATTCTTCTCACTAAAAAAATCTTAtgtgaaaattttaattaaaaaaattaagtttgaaTACTGTTTCAACGCTGTATTGCCTGATGATGAacatttttaaataaatgatgATATCATAATCCATCACGATTTAAATAGTGTTTGAAAATGTtgagtttttaaattttgtgaagaaaaacaTTTTCAAATACCATCGTAATGCTTAAATTTTCTTTACAACATTCAGTGATATATACACACATCACATACAGAAACATGAATATACACCTCTAATCTTGAAATGACTAAGATAGGTCCTCTTTTCATATACAAGCGTAAAAGAAGTACAGCAAACATGTTCTACATCGGAAAGTTTCAGTATACTGAGATAAAGTTATGAAATTAATAACCAACAAAGTAACAAAGAAACAAATCGATTATTCACATCAACCCATCTTGTCTCCATCTTCCTTGGACTATGTTCATGCCAGCAAATTTGCCTGTCATCTGACCATCTCTGCTATCCTGGACGAGCAAGAAGCATGGCTTCCTCTGGTCTGCCTTGTATTATACGAGTTGCAATTCAAGCATTTGTTCGCCAGAATGTGATAGTTCACCTCGGATGTTTCGCCACAGTCGTTGCAAAGGATCCAAACCTGAATCATCAAGAATTATTCATCTCAGTTTATATCTTTCTAAAACTAGGGGAGAATAAGGAGTGCTGAGGTTCGTGAATTTGTAGTCGTCTATGATAGCTTTTGCCTATATGGCTTAGTGATTGAAATGTACTGACAGGCCACATGGACTTGTTTTTCACTGCAATAGCCAGTTTTATTTTCTAATAGAACAGTAGCAGGTGATCATACAGTAGTCCCCTTTTTCAAGAAATCAACTACATCCCCCACGCAAAATAAATCATAGGACAACAGTTAAAGATGCTTCTCACCATTTTGTTCTGATACATTTCCGGCATAGGAGTAGCAGCGACCTGAAAATTGAGGCATGGGCGAGAGAGATCAGAGTAGAGTCGTAAAATTGCGAGTGTAAAACATACATAGCTGTATCATTCATGCATATACCTCTTGATCAAGTTTTTCCCAAACACGGGTCATATCACAGTAAGACTTCGAACAAACAGGGCAAGAATACCTGCATATGTCTACTGTTAACAAAATAGCGCTGAAAATGGGAGACGAcaaaaaaatatgattaaaaTCTTACTGGAAATGGCGTTCCATTTCCTTGATGCAGTCAAGATGTATGGTGTGACCACATGGCAACACAGTGACGTCTCTTGTCGTGTCAAAAAGATACTGCAGTTGTAGATATTGGAAGTTAATAAAAAAATGGGTCTGCTAGAAATATACTTTTCATAGTGCATATGAATTTGCAAGTATTTACCTCGAAGCACACGGGGCAATTGTGATGCATTGCTCTCTCCACACAAACATGTGAATCTCTCAATGAGTTTGCATAGCAACATTCTGAAAAAGAGAGAACGTGCTTTCAACTCGTCTATATTATGTCCAGTGATTCAGTGagcaaaatccaaaaatttaagaaaacttACCACATTTGTCGCAATGGAAGAAGTTTTCTTCGCCGCCAGTTCTGTTTTAACCAAAATGAGTGTAAACGAAAAGGATACATTACATAATGAAACAAAGTTGCAAGAAGGAAACAATAAAATGCACAACAAGGATAATATTCTCACCTGCAAATTCCACATTTATCACAGTGAAACTGTTTCTTGGAAACCTAAAAGAATAGGTAGTGTGGTTAAAATGAGTAAACTAacaataaatatttcattgttcaaaaaatcatgaCCAAAGAAGCTTACATCATCGTCAAAGAATTTGCATTTTCCGCAGTAGTAATTCCCCATATTAACCCCGCAATTAATGCATGTTTTTTGAACCTAAAaggaaacaaaaaaatgaataCTGATCCAAGTAGGCTTAAGCAATATGACATGAATAGCACCACAGATGAGCTTAAGGTCTGAGACTTACGTCTTGTTCTGTGCAGCATAGAGAGCAGACAACCTGAATACACATATTTATCAAGTCAAGTTAATCAAATTACTAATATACATACAATTCGAGCAAATTCATCCGTATACGTGGCCATTAAAAACACTACAAAATTGAGAGCGATCACAATAAAATCAAGGATCAGACTGAGAAAATAACCATGTCGCTCAGCTACAACACAAGCAATTAGGGAAAACAAACTAAAATGAGTATCCATGGCTTGTGCGCAAGAAGCTGCAGCATTCTTGTGAATCGGTGACGATTGCCATATGCTTACTCGCGTATCGAATCATTTTTGGATATGTAATCCAGCTGAAAAATTGACAGAAATGAATAAAATTTCTTTTCTTCAATTCTTCTTTCTACTTTAGATGACCAAAACACAATTCAATGCCTCTTAATGACTCGTAATATTCAAAACACATCCAAGTGCACATCACttataaaaacaagaaaaacaacaacaaaaactaACCCTCTCTATCTCATGCCGCGGGATATCATGGCGTTCGAGTGGATCAACGTCTATCGAATTCTGTTTACAgagaatataaaaatttaagCTCTATTTAAAACAACAAGAGTAATTAAGTTCATTATGAATAAAAAGCTTTAGTAACACCAGAAAATGGACCTTTGCATCATTGTGGCAGTGCCTGCAATCAAATATCTCATTACAACAGGGTGCTACAATCCTACACTTCCTCCGGTAATGAATGCACctgaaattaaatcaaatatttccCCAAATAAATATTTATCTCCCACACACAAATTCATCTTTTGAAAATGTATACGACTGATCAAACAGTATTAAAACAACCAAGATGAAAAGGgctaaaatatttcaaaataaacaTGAATTTGAACAACTTTTGAATCCCCGACCACCGAAAAAGACGGAGAAACATACCCATATTCAACAAAACCCATCTTCATCGTGTATTCATCATTTGCAGAAGAATGAGAAATCATCTGGCTCTTCAAACCACAGTCCATTCTGAATCCTGGTCAGCTCACAGAATCTGTCCGAGAAATCgcaaataagatttttttttatcaccaGTCTCCGCACAAAGCAACTAAAACAAGAAAAACAACAGATCTACGATCGAGTAGAAACAAAGGATACAAATTTGAAAAAGGAAAAGTTTACAAAACCAGACCCTTAATGGAGTACCGATCAAGATTTGCTAAAATCCTGAAGGGAAAAACAAGAACCCTCCAATGAGACAACAACAAAGAAACGATCTTTATGAGCCTACGACAATAATTGCaagattataaaaataaataaagagggCCCTTTAATTTTCCTCCATCTTTTTCGTTAATTTTCCCATTTAAAATCCCACGAAGCCATTAATAATTATGAACGTAATCACATTCCTCGATGACTAGGACTCACTAGGCAACACGCAAGCAATCGCCAGGCGCCAGCTTCATTCAAACCCATTATTTTACTGCTATAATATTCTTACAAACGCAACAGcaaaatcaataaataattcagaattatTGGGGAAACAGAGGCGGTGAAGGAAAATTCGTACCGAACACAAAGAGAACACTTGAATGATACGTTATTACAGTTGGGAAATGGGATGATGACATAACTCCACTCTTGGCGTAGGCGTATTTATACGGGGAAAAATATGCGCGACACTTTTATCTGTGGTCCTTCACTCCTTTGGATCGAAAAATcttgaattttatatatttcaaaaaaaatgtgtttttaTTACCTTTTTTGAATTTCGAAGAAAAAACATTTACGTTGCTCCATCTTTCCCCACCACCCACGTGTATTTGAGTAGACACGTAAAATTTTGCGATCGAAACTTCGTAGCATAGTGTGATTTCAATGCTTTTTGTTTCGCTTTTTCAAGCCGTTgctttttattaaatatttagtaGGAATATTTTAGAATTTGGAGCttattgtaaaattaaatatcacacgttaaaattaatttttaatatgtaTAAGGGGGCTTATTACATTTTACAATGTTTTTGTTTTCGATCATCAATGTTTGATACTTTTGTTTGCTGCAGTGACAACTCATAATTAATGTGTCCTTAAATACGTTCTGAACATGATTTCAATTGAGCCATCTAGACAAGGAGCTTTTATGGGGAGTTAGGATAGGAAGTATTTGTTCATTTCGTTTCCGAGCACGCTTTTTGTGAAATGGAATCTGAAAATGGTTAATCCGATTCGACACATAAaaaatagtatttaatttttttatgaatcgaGTTGAATAGGATATCTATCTTACAAAATTGACCCATGAACCGTCACTTATTAATTACAACATGTCTCAATTAACCATTTGTTTTCACATAATTGGCTTGACGAGTCGATATTTTGAGGTTGAATTAAGGAGACATATATAAATCTATATGCTCTCTCACACGCTAACATTAGTTCTGTATATATAAATTCTTATGTACGTATATCTATATAATGCTTTATGGAACACAACTTTTAATTGTAAAGTTGTCGaaatatgtttttaaaaaaaaataaaagaagaagaaagaagaaaagagagatGCTGGGATATATAGGAGCAAGGTGGCGTCTCTGGGCAGAAGTGGATAAAACTGGGAGATTTGGTGATAAGGAATAGGGTACCGTACGTTTGACATCTTATGTGACGCATCCTAGACCAACTTGTCTCATTAATGCAACTACAACGCAACCCCTTGCTTATTTTGTGTTGAAAGATACCTCCACTCTTCCCTTTGAATCATTTTATGCTGTCTATACGTAAAGATTCTGCTTTACACATATGCGTCGAATCCGTGTTTTTTCGTTGTTTTTAACGAATACACTATATAATATATCATATGACACCGTCTCACAAAAACCATGTGTAGTGTTTCAGTATTAGTTTATGTCGAAGATATGTGTAAGCCGTCGGATTTGCTTGAAGAATCTAAGAATTAGTGTGGAGGGGATGGGATAAGGACCAAAAAGTATGTGTCCGTATCAGCAATTCATCAACAACTAGCTGGGTTAATGGAGGAATTGAAAGCTCCCTCGTGTTTATCACAATTTTGCATTTTTGTCCATTCAAGACGATTATTTTGACCCAAAAAGCATAAAAAGAAACTTTGCAAAATGGCACATAAGATAAGACTTGTTCCCCTAGTTTCCAGCTTTGATTTCAGATCACTACACTGTTGCTTTCGTTCGATTTGTTggtgttaattatttatttattttatccatCCACTCTCGtttatttgttttctttaaTTATATATCCACGCACCAAAATGTGAAAATATGAGATGGTTTCGTTAATTTTATCACCGTTGTCATCGTGATCGAGTGAACttgattttatgaatttttatgtGATATGCTTTAAAAAATCGAAATCGTCTCGAAAATTTAGCATGACTTGTGTTAGTTTTTTGAGTTCAAAGGTGATTGTATTTGATAGTTGGAGTTGGTTCAATCAATGCAACATCAGTTACTTTTGCAAAGATCCCTTTATTGAGAAGCACGCAACCTAATGAAAGCTAGGGTTCGATTCATATTGATGAAAGTAGTGCCAAATACGTGTAAGTGGTCGATCCATGTATATCCAATCCGGATACTGTATTTGGGTAATGCCGCATATTCGTCGACTATCTCACTCTAACTAGATAAGTTTTTTCAACGTGTTTATATCACAACTCATATGCACAATAATGAGAAACTTTTCAGAGGTTGCCCCAAGTGAATTACGTTTAATTTTGGAATTCTTATGTAAAGAGCACCCGAAAATAAAATGCATCTCTATGAGCAGTgcctatcaaatattttataccTCTCATTTTAGTGtaagatcggttcattcatatcACCCGTCGCTAACTTATTGAtggagtttttattttttcaggtattaaccactCATATTACGGATCATGTACCAACCTAGAAAGTTTGGCTTTGGATGTCACAATTTGAATCAATTTTGGATCACAACGGAGGTATACgcgttttatttttgttaaattgCATCTCAAGTATATATATACTTCACTAATCCATATTATAAAACAAGAAAAACTtacatttttatttcttttcgattttgttttttttttatattttgtctGATTCATTTTTAATCATTTATATCTCagtttttgacaattttatctTTTTACTATTGTAATACTGAACACATCAGCACCATCTCAAAGTCACGCAAATAAATGTTCCATAGAAaacaaaattattaataaacaaaactgaaatttgacaaCATATAAAACCAACAtcacatataaacatatataaatgATTAATATTACGGTTTTTCCTATTAAATAGTAAAAAGTTGTTTTCGACTACTCTTTTACATTATCGTTAACACGAGATGcttcataaaattttattaaattaattatactgaactttattatttgaaattggaGCTGGCTTCAAATTTGTAGGGTTGCCAAAGTACACCCCTGTCCGTAATCTTTTCATAACCAGACCGGTCTATCTTTAAAAAATGATTCAATCGATCGAACCGTTTTAATCGGACTGTCGGaccgaaatttttttatataatataatataattaataatatattttaaattttaaaaaaatgaaagatgtatataaatagacaaaaaaatatatttatcatagtttgaaaaataaataactatataaatatattcaaaatattaattatagttatatatttttgtaaaataaataaattaataaaaaaactctaatattagtaaactaatatttttaatgaagtaaaaatttcaaataaattaaacatgtatatatatataataaaatattaaagtaaggttttaaaattttaaaaaaaactaatttttcaaaaacaaaaacaaaaaattgaaaaacggTGGAATTAGTTCGACTGGTTCGATCGGTTTTGATCGATTTTAAGCGGTTCAACCTTTAGAACGATTTTTGGGAGTATTCTGGACCGAATCCGATCCAATTTTTGAAACATAGCTTTTCTGTCCAATTAAAACTAATTTCATTTTTCGCCTTTCAGAATATTTTGAtcagttcaaaaaaaaaatattgatcagAACCGACATATGCTAATATTTATCAGACAAGTATATGGATAAGAAAAGATAAGGATAGAAACTAAATCTATCTAATGCTTTTGATactttgagccaaaaatattaccGATGAATTTATGAGACAAAAATTTGATTACCTAAATATTAGGAGGATCAAAGAGATGTTACACACAGTACTCGTACGTGTAGAGGAAGAGTGCTTAATACTAAAATTAAAAAGTTTATAGTACAACTAAGAAGGTGTTCGGTTGAGCAAGTTCTTTAAATctgtttggtaaatttttttacaatcagcttataagttgttaaaataatttgtttgacagcttataagctgtttttaaaaaaagagtaacactcttgtgagacggtttcacaaatgagacgggtcaatcctacccatatttataataataagtaatatttttggcataaaatataatacttttaaatggataacccatataagagacccgtctcaagaaaatgacccttgagaccgtctaATATGAGTGtttgctttaaaaaaattaaagtcaCTCTTACttttttaggaaatatttgtttttatcTTTTACTTTTTCATATtatctttatatattttattaaatattcatCATGCTTTTACccatattttaaataatttatcaattttttttaaaattaaaatataaaatagttttattttttaatatatgtttaaaatttataataaaattctaaaactatatatatatatataactatttacattattttcatattatTGTACCCTTTTTGGTATTGACAataaaaaagatcttataatgtCAAACACATCAATATCTTTAAGTtgttaaaaataagttcatacAAACACTTTAatatcttatttttaaaataagacctgACGACTTATAAGTTCCTAAAACAACTTAGAGCCCGTTTACTTTTTAtagactttttttttaaaaaaaaataagtgcttttttaaGTTCTAATTTTgtgcttttgaaaaagctctatTTTTAAGTTAAATAAGTTTTTTTAAGCACTAAAAAGTCAATCCAAACACATTACAAAtacaaaaaaactttttttttaaaaaaatattggtctcaggtgcggcatca comes from the Henckelia pumila isolate YLH828 chromosome 1, ASM3356847v2, whole genome shotgun sequence genome and includes:
- the LOC140875623 gene encoding uncharacterized protein; translated protein: MSKKGAAALQDDVPWRASSAVKPVPKIHHSPVLRVSQNSYSNYAISVMKHPDPIGDGLGIEAVVEAAGPDCIVPGQVAPIKLLGLKVWPIEIDLKFMEPVSRELKSIGRFMDSAVNLMNKSFIDN
- the LOC140875635 gene encoding E3 ubiquitin-protein ligase RZFP34-like; translation: MDCGLKSQMISHSSANDEYTMKMGFVEYGCIHYRRKCRIVAPCCNEIFDCRHCHNDAKNSIDVDPLERHDIPRHEIERVVCSLCCTEQDVQKTCINCGVNMGNYYCGKCKFFDDDVSKKQFHCDKCGICRTGGEENFFHCDKCECCYANSLRDSHVCVERAMHHNCPVCFEYLFDTTRDVTVLPCGHTIHLDCIKEMERHFQYSCPVCSKSYCDMTRVWEKLDQEVAATPMPEMYQNKMVWILCNDCGETSEVNYHILANKCLNCNSYNTRQTRGSHASCSSRIAEMVR